DNA sequence from the Luteolibacter arcticus genome:
GTTCAATCACGGGATGAAGGCGAGGGTGAATGACCTTTGCTCGGAGCTCTCGGCGGCGCTTGCGGATGGCGGGGATTTCTTCAAGCAGCCGGAGGAGCACGGGAGCGGCGGTGGGAGCGGCATGAGCATGAGTATGGGCATGAGCTCGGGAGGGAATTGGTGGCCGGCGGAGCTGGGCACGCCGACTAGCAGTGGCGCGCAGAATCACATCCGCTATGCGGTCTTTCCGGGGACGCGGCGGCTGGCGATTGAGCGCGCGGGGAAGCTTACGATCTACGACACGAGTGATCATGTGATCGGCGGGGTGAGCCAGCAGCAGGGCGGCGATAGTTCGCTGAGTTTCAGCAGCCAGCACGGGACGATCGCGGTGAGCAGCTTGCCGGTGGTCGCAGGTGCCAGCGTGGTGGAGAAGCCGCGTGAGAACCGGAACTTCGCGGTGGAGCAGGAGCCCAAGAAACCTGATGCGAAGGAGGGCAAGACGGCGGTTGCGGGCAAGTCCGCGGGAACGGCCTCGGCTTCAACTCCGGGTGATCCGGCGCCGCCGCTGCCGGATGTGCTGGCGCTGTTAGAGAAGCTGGGTTCCCTGCGCGATGGCGGGGTGCTGACCGCGGAGGAATTCGCAGAGAAGAAGAAGGATCTGCTGTCGCGGCTGTGATGTGTGTGTGCGTGCGAGGAAGCAGACGAAGCATTCGATCCCACTCCCTTGATTTATGAAACTGACGAGGATGATTCCGAAGACGTCGCCGAGGCATCTGTTGCTGGCGGGGATGGCGTTGGCATTGCCGGCACTGGCGGATCGTGCGGCACGCCGGTTGGCGGCACGTGGCTACATGCGCTGGACGGGCGTGCGGCCGCCGCGGAACCCGGCGACGCTCGGGGTGACTTGGTCGCAGGCGATCCTGTGGACGGCGGTGGCAGGTGCGCTGGGCGGGGTGGCGCGGATGGCATCGCGGAGGATCCTGGCGCCGGCATTGCCGGTGGAGGAGTGAGGAAGTGCCGAGTGATCAGTGATCGGTGATCAGTGAAAGACATCGGGGATGGGGAGGGAACGAACCGCGGAGGCGCGGAGGTCGCAGAGAGAGAGCGCGGAGGTCGGGGATGGGTGGGTGATGAACCGCCAAGACGCGAAGGACGCCAAGGAAAAGCGGGAGAGGATCGGGGGTGCCGAGTGAAGAATGTGCCGGGTGATCAGTGATCGGTGATCAGTGAAAGACATCGGGGATGGGGAGGGAACGAACCGCGGAGGCGCGGAGGTCGCAGA
Encoded proteins:
- a CDS encoding SHOCT domain-containing protein — protein: MNYILTPEGDAFVANIASRHGISETTAKQMLAAVKRGNGTMAQFQTQEFGSGQWMRGGMTMVGDMFNHGMKARVNDLCSELSAALADGGDFFKQPEEHGSGGGSGMSMSMGMSSGGNWWPAELGTPTSSGAQNHIRYAVFPGTRRLAIERAGKLTIYDTSDHVIGGVSQQQGGDSSLSFSSQHGTIAVSSLPVVAGASVVEKPRENRNFAVEQEPKKPDAKEGKTAVAGKSAGTASASTPGDPAPPLPDVLALLEKLGSLRDGGVLTAEEFAEKKKDLLSRL
- a CDS encoding DUF4235 domain-containing protein — protein: MKLTRMIPKTSPRHLLLAGMALALPALADRAARRLAARGYMRWTGVRPPRNPATLGVTWSQAILWTAVAGALGGVARMASRRILAPALPVEE